The sequence TATTAGATCCTCCCCCATGCTGGGAATTAACATGGGATATTACAGGGTTGGGGCTTGGAAGGCTTGAGCAAGGTGATGCAGTAAGGGACTTGTTTCCAACATAAACATCACTGGTACAAGGCCTTGGGACCGGCATTTGCAGTTGAGCCGAGGGAGGCGACTTACCATGACTCGTAGAAGACCCATTTCCAGCCAATAACATGATAGCCTGGGCctgccaaaaaagaaaaaaaaaaccatcagaTATGATATTCCACCTTACAGGAATGTAATAGCACAGTGGTAAAAAAAATCAGATGAAGCAAGAATACCTTCTCAGGAGAGACATCATCATAAACACACACAGAACCAGCATAGAACATTGTCAACTGAGCAGGTGCCCCTGTGGAATTGAAAGTACTTCTGCAAAACAAACTCTATTTCAACCAAAGCCATTCCAGCAGTACCTTAAAATGATGGTTTCAATTTTAAATCCCCTGTATACTTTAGGAGTGCATGAATGGTGACACATATAGATACCTGAGATCAGTGCTGCCAACGACAGGACTCATGTTAGGAAAACCAGAAACAGGAGCTGTAACTGGAACTCTTCTAAGAGGCTGTGGATTTGTCTTGACAAAATTACCAAGACCATTGTgtccaacaaaaagaaaatgggatTGCAGAACTGGGGCATGCATAGAGACTGCAATAGTTTGATTAGGTTGGTTGGATAAAGGAAATACCCTAACCTCCTGAGAACGGTGCACTGAATACGCATCAATGTGTGGCTGACCATAGGGTGACATCACATGGTGATTACCAGCCTTCCCATCAAGTATAACCTTTTTCTACAAATCATAGAAGCAGAAAAATATGGAAAAGGTCAGTTCACAAAACAAAACCCCTATTGTGACCCAAATAAGGTTAACACTTCACTCTGTGTCAGATTTTTCCAGTTATTAAAATGACAATAAATTAAAGTAAATGGATCTATGAACAGAATCAACCAGTGGTCTTTAAGCTTtaaaatctcaaattcactcTGTCTGCATATGTAAGTATGTTGCCGTTAAAATGGAAATATATGTAATAACATGTAGTAAATGTTGGTGACAACAAACCTGAGCTCCAACAGAAGCATCAGAAGTTGATACAGGCATTAATCCAGTCGACGCCATAGGTTCATGAACAGTCTTTCTCAGTTTGTCGTCTTGAGAACTCTTGAATGACCAGAGTTGAGGAATGGCAGAATCCTTGTTTGAAAATGAAAGCTGCATCCCTGAATGCCTCGTCAGTTCTGaggaaagaaaaggaggaaaatTAAGCCCAATTAGCTGTATCcaagatcaaaattcaaaatcacaaGCCAGATAAGATCTGATTTGAATTctgttcttccttttctttatgCTGTATTTGACAGAAATTTGCCTGAATACCTTAGAGATTAAACAAAAAACCTATAAGGAATTTGTTAAACGTCTGGTTCAAGAAGATGAAGTTCTCTCTCCAAATCAATAATCAATACACTATTCTTGAGGTCCTTATAGAATTTCACAGGCTACAAAGTTTGAATGGCAATATTAAAAGACAATTTTAAAAACGTTTATTTGAATACAACTATTAAAGTTAGgcttatatatttaaaaatctcaattaaaaacaaaaaaatgcctCGTTTTAATAAACAATTACGGCATCGAAATGTGAAAACAACCATGTGGCTCCGAACTAAGCATCTTATTGCAAATGGTTTATACATATAAGCTTGCTCTCTctaataattaatagataatatTATATTACATCATATGAGATTAATATattacaggcgaacatgtgaccTAGTGGTAGAATTGCACGGATGCAACCTAAAGATCACATGTTAAGTGGGGGTAAGATTTACGTATATCTTGACTGTCTTCGACTCtgcccattgcgggagccttgaacatggaaggttttttttttttttaacaaaacatTACTATATTATCATACTTGCTATAATGCAGATTGCACCAATCCACGCATCGTTATTCAGAAATGATTACACACCACATGGCGATTATAATAGTGACCAATATATATAGTGCTCCTAATAACTCAATGGCATCATACTGTTGATTATACAAATATTTAATTTGTCCTATTTTAATGTCCTCGTTTGTGGTGGGGCATATATTGAGTTGTAAATTTGCATCCAGAAAGATAAATagtttaaaaatgaaaataactcTTGTGCAAAAGGCTTCCGCACTGGAAGAAGTCGGAGACAGACATAATGTACGTGGACCTtgtccccacataatatgtgggagCGTCGTTTTTAAGAATTGAACCTACGACCTCTAGATTGCATCCTGCAACTCTATTTACTAGGCCacatatcaaaaaaattaaataaataaaggagctattggcctagtggtagaccCTCCCTTAGAATTTTGAACAGGATGCATGCTCGAATCCTCCAACACGCTAAAAACTAATTAACATTAAAACCaatattattcatcaaaaaaacatgaattatATGACCATCTCACAGCCTGTAACCAATACATTATCACATGCAACAAAGAAAatgttaaaaggaaaaaaaaaatagtatcaaGATACGTACACAAATACACGTACACATGGGCGCacgcgcacacacacatatatattgaaaCCACGTTTCTGTAACCAACCCAGCAGAACAAGCTGACACCAATACATTTGGCCAACAGAGCCACCAATGAATACAAACAGGCACGTCAGATTCACACTCTAAAATTCTAAATCATAAAAATGAAGAGTTAACTAAACTAGATTATATTGCATATACCTCGTTTGGATgactaaaattttattttctcattcaGTTGGTGATGCCTTAAGAACAAAATAGGAATACTTTCATCCCTTAAAAATTTATGGTAGACAGCTTTCGATCCATTAAGATTTAGTGGTGTGAGAAGCAACAATGCTTTGATCACTCTGTTCAAAGCACGTCAACCAATACTTGTAACATGTATTCTTTTATAGGGTTTACCCTGGACTAATCCTACCTTGTTTGGCTTCTGAGAAAGTATAGTAAGTTTTTTAGAATTTGTAGTGATTAGCAAGCAATACATAAACGAGAAATCGCACCTGACATGCTCAATATAATGTAAGTAGTTATTGAATAAGCTCAATAATAAGGATACCGAATTTGTGGGGATTTCTGACTCAATTTCTCAACAACCAAACAGAGCAAATATCTCAAAAACTTGACTaaaacaatcaaattcaactacaAATAGTCCTGTGAAACTCGTAATtcctagaaagaaaaaaaaaaccccccatTAATTTCAAATTCGCATACTTACCCAATACCCAATCAGCATAAACTACCGACTATAACAACTCGCTAATTACGGgttaaaaggaaaacaaaatttgaattCTCAAAGCCAGAGAAACCAACCTGAGTCTTTAGAACCATCAACGGCCGCCCCTTTTACTGCAACCGCCGAATTCTTCGAACCCAGTCCCAGAAAATCTCTCTCCATCTAAATAaccacaaatatgaaatacccACAAAATTAAGctctgaaacaaaaaaaaacagaatctCTACTCGGCTTCCCAGCTCTTCCAAAGAACACAAGGTGTCAAGAGAACCTAAAGAACAAACGTGTCACTTCCATTTCTTTAatcaagagaagagagagaaaggaagaggggtattttgggaatgtGAATTTTAAGTGGGGTCAGCTCCACATGCAAGATCTGGACCGTTAGTTTGGCTTTGGTGAGATTCGATTCGActcctcctctttctttcttATAGCGTGGGGTAACCGGGGTTTGCCGGTGACGAAGTACGTGCGTCAAGTAATTAACACGTGAATACCTGCACGTGGTGGTGGGGGCTCTCTCTCCTTCACGGGTGTGTTTTTCGAGTAGATGATGATACGGATTACACCCCCAACCGCGTGGCTCGTGTTGTAAATGGGGTcgcccttttttatttttattattattattttttgatattttaatagcaaaataaataaagcaaGTGTGAATTAGTGGACTTCTAATTGTCcattatttattattgaaatcattaattaattaattaatttttttaattcatcatACGAGTTTACCCTTCGGATATCAATATAAATCTAGACTTGGACCGCAATCTAGATCATCTCGCGTTTTTCAAGTACAAAATAGTTGAATTTGAATAATTTATTCAGTCAAATTCAGTCACTAATTTTAGTTATAGactaatttatataattttttacaaATAAATGTTAGCCTTTAATTTTGTGGAACATccttacaaaaagaaaatgtcaatCGTTACTACGACAAAtcaaacttacaaaaaaaaaaattaaaaatgattcATATGACTAGTActataataatatttgttgatgactttgttaatatatattttgagatTATTATCAACTTTTTATTATCGCAATTTATGAGATGCATCTTTTACTCAGTCCAACGTGAACAAATATCATTCTATACTATTTTTTCGTATTGGGCCTCGACCCATGTCTCCACTGATTCATAGGAGTTACAGGATCTTCAATGTAGCCCAGGGTTTATCTGTTAATTGTACGATGAATAATTAATTAGCATGTTATCAAAAAGAACTTTgcaataacataaataaataaaataaaaactttgGATTTGTCAAGACCTTATCAACTTGATAATTGTATAATTGATTATTCCAAAGTGCTTATaagattattattaaaaaaatttataagacGTATACACAAAGCAACCTCGTAATCAAAAGGCAAACATAAATGAATGATTGATGTTTACATAACAACAATATTAGATTAGTAatgattataataataataataataataggataaataaattaaaaataaataaattggcaCGAGGGAGCATGTGAATGCGTGGTTAAGAGATGGGCCATGTGATTGgcgagtttttattttttaatttaaaggtTGCTGTTGGTCCCCGCCCCCGGAAAACGAAAGGGGCCTGATCCATATTACCAAACAAGGCCTGGCCCACCACTCCCCTTCTTCACCATGTGACGTCTGTAAGCATCCAGATGGACTGTGGGCCCCATGATTCCAGATGGGTCCCAGTGGCTTGCTTCACTagcttgaaatttatttttgtctcttcAATTGGggacctcatatatatattataggtTCTTATCCAATATGACCATATTAATATTACTATATGCTATTTATGCTCCCAATTTGTGCTTGAATTTTCAGAAAAAATTTGGGTCTTCCATAATGGAATCTGATCTGTTAGATCAGGGGCGAAACCAGCATCGAATATTAGGAGGACAAAACTTTGTGCTGGTTTTgcccctgaatttttttttttgttatatttataTCACTTATTAACATTGAGATAAAAGTCAATGCTAGTGTTATTAGTCTATACACAAAAGACACCAATTTATACCTTATCGCAACTACCATTTTCTCTACAATACCACAATGTCAAGGGACCCTATAAATACATcgctaatttttaaaattttattttattaatgtatTATCTTAGGCTCATATTATGTAACATTTTATTAGGTTAAGGAGAGACATTTATTGAATaacttatttaatttatctatatatattactactaaaaaaatttactaataaattttttttaaggccGCCCCCCTTCATCGAGGAGTGCTTTTCATGCTGGCCCTTTTAATTTTATGGCATACATTGCGTAGAGATCGAAAAGAAGTACACCCTATGTTAGGCCAACGTTGACACTTGACACATTCTCGTGCTTTTATGTGGCTATAAAATAATATGTATCATCTAAAATACTAGTACAAATAAAATTTGCTATTTCTATCATGATAATTGTGAATTGTAGATGAATAAAAAATGGCATGCGTACTCGACATGAGAGATGgcataaagagagaaaaacttcCTAGAGACAATTCAGAGGATTCAAATTAGGAAgtcaaaccaagaaaatgagAACATGAGAATCCCAACAATCATGTAATCTCAACCCAACAACCATGCATGATTTGAGGAAGTAGACTCAACCCAATGAGGGAAGGCCTCACAGAGAATCTCTTTATGTCAACCCATGAcaattcaaattcaaaccaaGAGATCAAGACGAATCATCATATTACAACAAATAGCAACAATGAATTCAAACCAACACTTGGGATAATAAAATCTCAATAGATACACTCTATAGTGCTTATAAAAGGAACCATCTATCTCATACTAGGTATGCACTATGAATTGCATAAGTGACATTAGATTGATTATTGAGAAAGATACTGATTTGAACATCGGAGTTTCTCTAGACCACGAAGGGCTGCTCATTCTTGTTTTTATAGATACCGAGACTCGTCATCCGCATCACTCCTTGGTATGAGGTGTTGACATTTAAAATTGTACAGATTTTTGCATCCACATGACTAAAGTTATTTTGTACAAAACAAGTACTTCCATAGTGTTCGCTCATATTTGATTTTCTAATATACATGGACCCGTTAGTACttgttgtgtttgtatatattattttatgttcaaaacaaaaaaaaaatagatggaTGAACAATTATGCGATAGGGAGTTCAATTAAATTAAAACTTATGTAgtccaaatttatttaaaaaataataaaacttgAACAGAAGGTTTATGATTTCTATATGACAAAGTGGATGGATACTATGAATGTCAATCAttcaaactcattaaaacaaaaaagaaattgggtGACCATTTGTTCAAATAAATTAGCATAATTTTAATGGCATGATCCTCAACCACTTATCATTCAGATGTGCACTTGATAAATTCATGAATCTGAATAACAATATGCAAATCACGCATTTCAGATAGGAACACGAATTTATTATTCAAATTCAATAGAAATCAAATCACGCCTCCAAAGAGGAAAAACTCATTCCTAACCAATCAAGGTAGGAGTTCGATTCATAGTATGGTAAACTCTTATCAATTTGCGTCATGCGTCTTctatataatataaatttaattcTTCATAAATTTcctcaataataataataataatttatttggtGACTTCCAAGGCAAATTAAGTCGCGAAAACCAAATCAAGCCGGCTGAAACAAAATAATTCAAATATAAGTATCactcaagcaaaacaaaacaaaattacaaattaaaagaaaagacaaGTCGCCGAcggcttatatatatatatatatatatatatatatatatatatataatatgattatACCAAGGTAGCTCAAGAGagcacaaaatatttttaattcacTTTGAGTGGTGCATGATTGAACATGCATccatgtaataataataatgataataataataataatgataaaaataataataaaaataacaataataatagtaatagtaATCAACTTGTAACCTTCATTGGTTAGGAGAAAATTTTATAAGTTTGATTCATATTGTGTCCATACATAAAATTATCATGTGTTTATCTAATACACGTGTGATTTGCGGATAATTACATAGGCTCATAGACGAACCATTGCACACAGTGTACATTTTAAATAGAGGTGATAAAACTCTGTCTGATCCGGATGACCAAGTTTGTGCTACTCATAATAAACTAATTTGGACAgaagttatatatatgttagaaATTCGGGTCTAAACACAATATTTTGGTTCGGTTTAAAATTGAGTGCGggttcaaacacataaattttgtccgatttacttgttcgaatCCTAACCCGAATTAGATCATCCAAATCTAAGTCAATATGAGTTTGGTCAATAAAGTACATCCAAAATCCattgtaacaaaatatttttacgTGTCTAAAATGTAACAACCTTTATCTGTCGATaatgtaaaatataattaaccctaaTAGTAATAGTAACCAACTCTTAACCTCATTGGTTAAGAGAAGATTTCATAAGTTTGATTCCTATTGGATCCATAAATAAAATTACCACATGATTATCTAACACGTGTGATTTGCGGGTTATTATAGAGGCTCATAGATATATTAGCCAGTGCACATTCCAAAGGATAATAATTACGGATTTCTatgttataaaaataataataataatttatttggaGCATTATTTTATCTTCAGCACATTGTTTCTTCAGTTCTTTGTAAAATATAATCACCGCCCAGGCAATGACATCTCATCTAGTCATATTCTTAcatttgaagaaaatataatgataaacacatatatagtttatatatatataggtgatatatatatatatatatattaactatATAATTGGCGTAATATTTTATCTACACATGATGGTGATGGAGGCACGAAACAGAAAAGTCAAAAGCTGTGTGCCACATTTTTAAAATGCCTGGTTTAGGGAAAGCCAATAGTttctaaattaatattatatttaagcatatataaagaaaaaaattcaaaaaatttatgcCCGTGgatataaaatttataaattgtCCCCATCAaccttattttattattaaaaacaaataatagtTTAATTAATAGTAGTGGGGTTTCCCCATCACCCAAACCCAAAGATAAAAACATGTACTTGTTGAATTCTTTATTTGTGGTCACAAAGAAAGCAacatttatgtttatatatatatatatattgtgtgtgtaaATAACAATTattataacaataataatatgatTAGTTGATAGATTGGAGCAAAAATGGTATAATATGCAAGTGTTGTTGGAGTGGAGATTGTTCTTTATACATACATGTGAAGTAAATTGTGCTattttgatttcatttcttCTCATAGTGGTTTTGGTCATGGAAACACTTTAAATAGTGAGGAGTTAGGTGACAATATTATTAGGTTTTGTCATGTGGTTTTATCTTTTTAATTCTtaacttacattttttttttgagaaaaatatttcatcaaaaaaagaaagaattacaTAGCCTGATGACGATCCTTACAAGAAGGGACTCAATTTTCATCAGATGGTCACTCCGTCAAATGGTCATTCTACTATCAAACTTAGCTAGAGAATAAGCAATAGAGTTTTCAGAGCAAGGGACATGATCACAATGAGAAACACCCAAGCGTTTCAGAAGAGACTTAAGTCTTTCTAACAAAATGACTCATCCTAGAGTCTAAATAGTAATATTCTACTATCAAAGCTTGTACAACATTGGTTGAATCCACCTCGACAATAAACTCACAATATCCTTCTATCAAGAGGCATCATAAAGAGTAATATATTGCTAGAAGTTCAGCGTACGTTGGATCCACACACCCATTGatccttttgaattgttgaCTTCCAATATTAATTGGCAACACTCCAtacaaaattaggtaaataTTTACCGAACGTAGTCAAATTTGTTATAAATCGGATACTCGTGAGAGCATTGTataaattcaaccaaacaattCGAAAATGTATTTTCTACTATGAGCCTAAGGTCCGTACAATTTTGTCCTTAAATGGCCCTCTTGGTTGAGAGATATCGGATTACTGGTGGCTTACACCTACCCGATTTATATTAACAGATTCAATATTGATTggagactttccttaattggaGATTCGACAATCAAGCAGATTCCATATTGAGGATTTGACTAAATTCAtgattgatgcctcaattgatACATTGTAATTAGTACCTTGATTGTTGcatttgatagagattgtaattacgtaggtcattgattgtaaaccagtgtaatagctatatagttGTTTCCTCACTTCAATAAAATACAACACAGAACATATAAACACAAGTGTGTCTACTTCTCTCCCGAGACTCATATTTTACAATTTAGGATACAAGTTTTAACAATTCCCCACACTTGTGGACTCGATTATGTAAGGCCTAACAAGTGAACACAATTAGAAGTCTTTTAGGATCGAGTTTTTACTCTGATTCCATGTTACAAATAAGATACTCGTGAGAGtatcatataaattaaattcaaacaaCTCGACAATGTATTGTTCACTCTTGGCTTAAGGCTCACGCAGTTTTGTCCTTAAAAGCACTATTGACTTAGAGATTgaattttacttataaaccacatcggtGGCTTACATCTAACCGTGTGACATTAAATTCTTAACAAAATTAGCTAGACATGAACCCATtcaatcaaattaaagaacCCGTTTGCCCAGGCCGAATTTAGTGAACGAGATGCTGTTGGGATTTGGGAGGGGCCTCCAAACTTTAACTTGGGTTTGATGTTCTGTCCTGGACCCAGCACGTAAATTGAATATCAGACTTCAATCATTTGGACACCATTTTAGCCCATTAACATTCAAACCGCTTGTTAaaagtgggctaggcccaaagGTTGGCCCCTGATACACTAGTCAGTAGTCAGTCTAGTCTAATCAAATATGGTATGGTAAACGGGTATTGCTACTATTGTATAAGTTTGGTCCAAACCAGGATAGTTTGTTAAGATATCATAGCCCAAGCTCAAGCGAATAGGCCCATCACAGCCCAAGCCCTTCTGTGTCTTATTATGGCCTTGACGTGtcattgtatttatttattttaatgataCGGTAACATGCAGCCACTTTCGTGTTCGGATGTGCATTGGGATAAACTCGGGGCGGAACCAGCATTGAATATCCGGGAATAAGAATTTTGTGTGGGGCTAGGGCTAGCGtccccacaatttttttttgtctcatatatata is a genomic window of Tripterygium wilfordii isolate XIE 37 chromosome 16, ASM1340144v1, whole genome shotgun sequence containing:
- the LOC119980888 gene encoding protein TIFY 6B-like isoform X2, whose translation is MQLSFSNKDSAIPQLWSFKSSQDDKLRKTVHEPMASTGLMPVSTSDASVGAQKKVILDGKAGNHHVMSPYGQPHIDAYSVHRSQEVRVFPLSNQPNQTIAVSMHAPVLQSHFLFVGHNGLGNFVKTNPQPLRRVPVTAPVSGFPNMSPVVGSTDLRSTFNSTGAPAQLTMFYAGSVCVYDDVSPEKAQAIMLLAGNGSSTSHGKSPPSAQLQMPVPRPCTSDVYVGNKSLTASPCSSLPSPNPVISHVNSQHGGGSNSINDVSTVIRNKSRTPSPCSRFPSPISFISHVNSQPGGGSNNINDLSTVIRTKSHTASPCSGLSSPISVVPCVNSLSTGRPNNTNDSEAVKPVTGLTSLSNQTEPPKVVSLAGPAAATIVPRVAVPQSRKASLARFLEKRKERVMTTLPYNVNKKSPECSDAGSEGFSISITSTCSYPLPATH
- the LOC119980888 gene encoding protein TIFY 6B-like isoform X1; protein product: MERDFLGLGSKNSAVAVKGAAVDGSKDSELTRHSGMQLSFSNKDSAIPQLWSFKSSQDDKLRKTVHEPMASTGLMPVSTSDASVGAQKKVILDGKAGNHHVMSPYGQPHIDAYSVHRSQEVRVFPLSNQPNQTIAVSMHAPVLQSHFLFVGHNGLGNFVKTNPQPLRRVPVTAPVSGFPNMSPVVGSTDLRSTFNSTGAPAQLTMFYAGSVCVYDDVSPEKAQAIMLLAGNGSSTSHGKSPPSAQLQMPVPRPCTSDVYVGNKSLTASPCSSLPSPNPVISHVNSQHGGGSNSINDVSTVIRNKSRTPSPCSRFPSPISFISHVNSQPGGGSNNINDLSTVIRTKSHTASPCSGLSSPISVVPCVNSLSTGRPNNTNDSEAVKPVTGLTSLSNQTEPPKVVSLAGPAAATIVPRVAVPQSRKASLARFLEKRKERVMTTLPYNVNKKSPECSDAGSEGFSISITSTCSYPLPATH